A window from Pseudomonas sp. MRSN 12121 encodes these proteins:
- a CDS encoding YgdI/YgdR family lipoprotein: MNVKYLALPLAVAAFLALGGCATPTVVTLQNGTQYLTKDMPNAKTSDGFYEFEDIAGKKIRVKADDVATVRKED; the protein is encoded by the coding sequence ATGAACGTCAAATACCTGGCCCTGCCACTGGCCGTCGCCGCCTTTCTGGCCCTGGGCGGCTGTGCCACGCCGACCGTGGTGACGCTGCAGAACGGCACGCAATACCTGACCAAGGACATGCCGAACGCCAAGACCAGCGACGGGTTCTACGAGTTCGAGGACATCGCCGGCAAGAAGATCCGCGTCAAGGCCGACGACGTCGCCACCGTTCGCAAGGAAGACTGA
- a CDS encoding hybrid sensor histidine kinase/response regulator, with amino-acid sequence MKQRDMLLENLTRSSIRLSKGLLVVLGLTLVLIGISYWSVHKTLKEQYSTFEFHFARLMENIQEHEDFLRGAAEQSTSGQLKADGRRSYLKEPLPNEGPNVYEGREFAFSIPFRLDTGRLRPDADELAKMLALGGHLTDYYSTFWSISHYQSPQVFLFNADDNFNISIPAAWHTRGAAQEDRIPRQAFVQHVLERLQVKRSAHTDREQVHWDSFEPPASVEAPLRLLAYKDIRLDPQRLLIQGADHEVTIVSLLNMDQVNNLERIMDWPFYDHFTLVSPSGKMLIGAARPDAALREGLNIGAEGLVFKVTSHGGKGWTALYTVTYRNYFEYALWPIVALLVLLIALLGGGWWISRWYRSKIVAPAYQAHQRLAENEVFSRAVIDTAPIGLCVLRRAGLEVLLANRKFHQWPDLAQHLQPLLDRQQDLAEPGEAYLDTDGAHLQLCFVSTRYQGEDALLCAFNDVTQHIEGAAELEQARRSADAANQAKTLFLATMSHEIRTPLYGVLGTLELLGLTRLDARQREHLQTIQRSSSTLFQLISDVLDISKIESGQMPIEAVAFCPLQVIEDTLHTYAAFAEQKGLLLYACIDSKLPDQLLGDPMRIRQILNNLVSNAIKFTDTGRVVLRARLLHGDNGQASLEWQVTDSGIGISPAQQERLFDTFYQVQDASSEAGAGLGLTICHWLAQMMGGQIRVVSEPGLGSSFSFQLALKVLPGTLDGCADILPTTQPVYVRAPASELAQSICDWLNRLGVAAKPLPTYLDQARQETLLVDILPADTPPAWAGPRVVGLCGDRHLAPPAPGILEVDAHDVRAIARAVSLTLHGKSPAVPGVQVDSGKPLGLRILVAEDNAINQAIIKEQLEALGCQVTTASNGEAALQLWRPQLFDLVLTDVNMPLLNGYELTRALRERDREIPIIGITANALREEGNRCMAVGMNAWIVKPLSLQTLYQYLSNLCANAPTQEPEPMPLARPASTTGDTMIELSAKMRELFIATMRQDIQSVTDALHAEDAKRLAERLHSAAGALGAVQLGNLANNCAELESQILQEAITPAVTREVNDLIQRLTDILNALE; translated from the coding sequence ATGAAACAAAGGGACATGCTTCTTGAGAACCTCACACGAAGTTCGATTCGGCTGAGCAAGGGATTGCTGGTCGTTCTCGGCCTGACGCTCGTGCTGATCGGTATCAGCTACTGGTCGGTGCACAAGACGCTCAAGGAACAATACAGCACCTTCGAGTTTCACTTTGCCCGGCTCATGGAGAACATCCAGGAGCATGAAGACTTTCTTCGCGGCGCCGCCGAACAAAGCACCAGCGGGCAACTGAAGGCCGACGGGCGCCGCAGCTACCTGAAAGAGCCGCTGCCCAACGAAGGCCCGAATGTCTACGAAGGCCGCGAATTCGCCTTTTCCATTCCGTTCAGGCTGGACACCGGCCGCTTGCGCCCGGACGCCGACGAGCTGGCGAAAATGCTCGCGCTCGGCGGCCACCTGACCGATTACTACAGCACCTTCTGGTCGATCTCCCACTATCAGTCGCCCCAGGTGTTCCTGTTCAACGCCGACGACAACTTCAACATCAGCATCCCGGCAGCCTGGCACACCCGAGGCGCCGCGCAAGAAGACAGGATCCCCCGGCAGGCCTTCGTCCAGCATGTGCTGGAACGGCTGCAGGTGAAAAGATCCGCGCACACCGACCGGGAACAGGTGCACTGGGATTCGTTCGAGCCGCCCGCCTCGGTCGAGGCGCCGCTGCGCCTGCTGGCTTACAAGGACATCCGGCTCGACCCGCAACGCCTGCTGATCCAGGGCGCGGACCATGAGGTCACTATCGTTTCGCTGCTCAACATGGATCAGGTCAACAACCTCGAACGCATCATGGACTGGCCGTTCTACGATCACTTCACCCTCGTCTCGCCCTCGGGAAAGATGCTGATCGGTGCGGCGCGGCCGGATGCGGCGCTGCGCGAGGGCCTGAACATCGGTGCCGAGGGCCTGGTGTTCAAGGTGACGAGCCACGGTGGCAAAGGCTGGACAGCGCTCTATACCGTCACCTACCGCAACTATTTCGAATACGCCCTGTGGCCGATCGTGGCCTTGCTGGTGCTGCTGATCGCCCTTCTCGGCGGCGGCTGGTGGATCAGCCGCTGGTACCGCTCGAAAATCGTCGCCCCCGCCTACCAGGCCCACCAGCGGCTTGCGGAAAACGAGGTGTTCAGCCGGGCGGTGATCGACACCGCGCCCATCGGCCTCTGCGTGCTGCGCCGCGCTGGCCTCGAAGTGCTGCTGGCGAATCGCAAGTTTCATCAGTGGCCGGACCTCGCACAGCACCTGCAGCCGCTGCTCGACCGCCAGCAGGACCTCGCCGAGCCTGGCGAGGCCTACCTGGATACCGACGGTGCCCATTTGCAACTGTGCTTCGTGTCCACCCGCTACCAGGGCGAGGATGCCCTGCTCTGCGCCTTCAACGACGTGACCCAGCATATCGAGGGCGCCGCCGAACTGGAGCAGGCCCGCCGTTCGGCCGACGCCGCGAACCAGGCCAAGACCCTGTTCCTCGCCACCATGAGCCATGAAATCCGCACGCCGCTGTATGGCGTGCTCGGCACCCTGGAACTGCTCGGCCTGACGCGCCTGGACGCTCGGCAGCGCGAGCACCTGCAAACCATCCAGCGCTCGTCGAGCACCCTGTTCCAACTGATCAGCGATGTCCTGGACATCTCCAAGATCGAGTCCGGGCAAATGCCGATCGAGGCCGTTGCGTTCTGCCCGTTGCAGGTCATCGAAGACACCCTGCACACCTATGCCGCCTTCGCCGAACAAAAGGGCCTGCTGCTGTACGCCTGCATCGATTCGAAGCTGCCCGACCAATTGCTGGGCGACCCGATGCGCATCCGCCAGATCCTCAACAACCTGGTCAGCAACGCGATCAAGTTCACCGACACCGGGCGCGTGGTGCTGCGCGCGCGGCTGCTGCACGGCGACAACGGCCAGGCCAGCCTGGAATGGCAGGTCACCGACTCCGGCATCGGCATTTCACCGGCGCAGCAGGAGCGCCTGTTCGACACCTTCTACCAGGTGCAGGACGCCAGCAGCGAGGCCGGGGCCGGTCTCGGCCTGACGATCTGCCATTGGCTGGCGCAGATGATGGGCGGCCAGATCCGCGTGGTCAGCGAGCCCGGCCTGGGCAGCAGCTTCTCGTTCCAGTTGGCGCTAAAGGTGCTGCCGGGCACGCTGGACGGCTGCGCCGACATTCTGCCGACGACCCAACCGGTGTATGTCCGCGCGCCCGCCAGCGAACTGGCGCAAAGCATCTGCGACTGGCTCAATCGCCTCGGCGTCGCGGCCAAGCCGTTGCCGACCTACCTCGATCAGGCCCGCCAGGAAACCCTGCTGGTGGACATCCTGCCCGCGGACACCCCGCCCGCCTGGGCCGGCCCCCGGGTCGTCGGCCTCTGCGGCGATCGCCACCTGGCGCCGCCTGCCCCCGGGATCCTGGAAGTGGACGCGCACGACGTGCGCGCCATTGCCCGGGCCGTCTCGCTGACCCTGCATGGCAAGTCGCCGGCGGTGCCCGGCGTGCAGGTCGATAGCGGCAAGCCGCTTGGCCTGCGTATCCTGGTGGCCGAAGACAACGCGATCAACCAGGCGATCATCAAGGAACAGCTCGAAGCCCTGGGCTGCCAGGTAACCACCGCGTCCAACGGCGAAGCCGCCCTGCAACTCTGGCGGCCGCAGCTGTTCGACCTGGTCCTGACCGACGTGAACATGCCGCTGCTCAACGGCTACGAGCTGACCCGCGCCTTGCGCGAGCGCGACCGAGAGATCCCGATCATCGGCATCACCGCCAACGCCCTGCGCGAGGAAGGCAACCGCTGCATGGCCGTCGGCATGAATGCCTGGATCGTCAAGCCCCTGAGCCTGCAGACCCTCTACCAATACCTATCGAACCTGTGCGCCAACGCGCCTACCCAGGAGCCGGAACCGATGCCCCTTGCAAGACCTGCCTCCACCACCGGCGACACCATGATCGAACTGTCGGCGAAAATGCGTGAACTGTTCATTGCCACCATGCGCCAGGACATCCAGAGCGTGACAGACGCCCTGCATGCCGAGGATGCCAAGCGGCTGGCCGAGCGCCTGCACAGCGCCGCGGGTGCCCTGGGCGCCGTGCAGTTGGGCAATCTGGCGAATAACTGCGCCGAACTGGAATCGCAGATCCTCCAGGAGGCAATCACGCCTGCCGTGACCCGCGAGGTGAACGACCTGATCCAGCGCTTGACGGATATCCTTAATGCACTTGAATGA
- a CDS encoding response regulator, with translation MEKFKVVIADDHPIVLLGVRELMERESNFEIVGEAISSQGLIELLEQQPVDIVITDYNMPGDSPYGDGLKLIEYLKRHYPRLQILILTMISNQLILTRLHELGVVGVIQKSQLHNEIQVALKTIVERGSYQSLEPAPTSVIDSNASIDDRISMLSPKEFEILRLFVSGKSVSEIARSQNRSSKTISAQKISAMRKLEVESDQDLLTYCIGRNIFN, from the coding sequence ATGGAAAAATTTAAGGTAGTCATCGCCGACGATCACCCGATTGTGCTGCTCGGGGTTCGCGAGTTGATGGAACGGGAAAGCAATTTCGAGATCGTCGGCGAAGCCATCAGCTCGCAAGGGTTGATCGAGCTGCTCGAACAACAGCCGGTCGATATCGTCATCACCGACTACAACATGCCCGGGGACTCGCCCTACGGCGACGGCCTCAAGTTGATCGAATACCTGAAGCGCCACTACCCGCGCTTGCAGATTCTGATCCTGACCATGATTTCCAACCAGCTGATCCTGACGCGCCTGCACGAGCTGGGCGTGGTCGGGGTGATCCAGAAAAGCCAGCTGCACAATGAAATCCAGGTGGCGCTCAAGACCATCGTCGAGCGGGGTTCCTACCAGAGCCTCGAACCTGCGCCGACCTCGGTCATCGATTCCAACGCCAGCATCGACGACCGGATCTCCATGCTCTCGCCCAAGGAGTTCGAGATATTGCGCCTGTTCGTGTCCGGCAAGAGCGTCAGCGAGATCGCCCGCAGCCAGAACCGCAGCTCGAAGACCATCAGCGCGCAGAAGATTTCCGCCATGCGCAAGCTGGAGGTCGAGAGCGACCAGGACCTGCTGACGTACTGCATCGGCCGCAACATCTTCAATTGA
- a CDS encoding TIGR03067 domain-containing protein, whose protein sequence is MTAEDLLDLQRLQGAWEQVAFEDNGVSDPPDEHGAPGALTLIQGQGFRVVTLDGEVLLAGRFTLDTSTRPRSITWVDSMGADIGKHLPASYQLEGDHFVFIAADEGQPRPEVFRTGPGQTLRRFVRAAQPGTPAVSR, encoded by the coding sequence ATGACCGCTGAAGACCTGCTTGACCTGCAACGACTGCAAGGGGCCTGGGAACAGGTGGCCTTCGAGGATAACGGGGTCAGCGACCCACCTGACGAACATGGCGCTCCCGGCGCCCTGACCCTGATCCAGGGCCAGGGATTCCGCGTCGTGACCCTGGACGGCGAGGTGTTGCTCGCCGGCCGGTTCACCCTCGATACCAGCACCCGGCCCAGGTCCATCACCTGGGTCGACTCCATGGGCGCGGACATCGGCAAGCACTTGCCCGCCAGCTACCAGCTGGAGGGCGATCACTTCGTCTTCATCGCCGCGGACGAGGGCCAGCCCAGGCCCGAGGTATTCCGTACCGGCCCCGGCCAGACCCTGCGCCGCTTCGTCCGCGCCGCGCAACCGGGCACGCCTGCCGTCAGTCGTTGA
- a CDS encoding VRR-NUC domain-containing protein, whose amino-acid sequence MTSNPLENPLYYLHNFQQVLAWLELRYADVLSPEEQAFIADFSALAQPSQALLVRMVMRKGCHFRSSRLAYEEIGDTGAAVAPLVRLGWVDEQAPLTLEELFNLLQKAEILQGFQALIEQPKGRKSDWLAALAPQFDEPRSLGQWCPGLEDRVCSLTVMALCDRLRLMFFGNLYQDWSEFVLADLGIFTYEKVEFHDDARALRSRADVEGFIYLEDCRQRFEAGAALGEVLAAARAFASDNPWLQRRRDKLLFLLGQHGERLADWPLAAAIYQDCAYPGARMRLIRVFERSGDYPRALLLAEEAGLAPQSAAEQQQLLRVLPRLRRKLGGPAAPRGGVRPLLRLDLSLPRSDPQLSVEFHVQAHLHEVEAPVHYVENSLINSLFGLLCWPAIFAPLPGAFFHPFQRGPADLLSEDFHARRAELFQACLAELDDGRYAQTIRQRYLDKWGVQSPFVFWAALDEALLEQALACLPAAHLRHWFERLLQDIKANRAGMPDLIQFWPQQKTYRMIEVKGPGDRLQDNQLRWLEFCQQHQMPVAVCYVQWAEQGA is encoded by the coding sequence GTGACCTCCAATCCCCTGGAAAACCCTCTTTATTACCTGCACAACTTCCAGCAGGTGCTGGCCTGGCTCGAGTTGCGTTATGCCGACGTGCTGTCGCCCGAGGAGCAGGCTTTCATCGCCGATTTCTCGGCCCTGGCCCAGCCGTCCCAGGCCCTGCTAGTGCGCATGGTCATGCGCAAGGGCTGTCATTTTCGTAGCTCCCGGCTGGCCTATGAGGAAATCGGCGATACCGGGGCGGCGGTCGCGCCGCTGGTCCGCCTGGGCTGGGTCGACGAGCAGGCGCCGCTGACCCTGGAAGAGTTGTTCAACCTGTTGCAGAAGGCGGAAATCCTCCAGGGCTTCCAGGCGCTGATCGAGCAGCCCAAGGGCCGCAAGTCCGACTGGCTGGCCGCCCTGGCGCCACAGTTCGACGAGCCACGCAGCCTGGGCCAATGGTGCCCGGGGCTGGAGGACCGGGTGTGCAGCCTGACCGTCATGGCGCTGTGCGATCGCTTGCGCCTGATGTTCTTCGGCAACCTGTACCAGGACTGGTCGGAGTTCGTGCTGGCCGACCTTGGCATCTTCACCTACGAGAAGGTCGAGTTCCACGACGACGCCCGCGCCCTGCGCAGCCGCGCCGACGTCGAGGGCTTCATCTACCTGGAAGACTGCCGCCAGCGCTTCGAGGCCGGCGCGGCGCTGGGCGAGGTGCTGGCCGCCGCCCGGGCCTTCGCCAGCGACAACCCCTGGTTGCAGCGGCGCCGGGACAAATTGCTGTTCCTGCTGGGGCAACACGGCGAGCGGCTCGCCGACTGGCCGCTGGCGGCGGCCATCTACCAGGATTGTGCCTATCCCGGGGCGCGTATGCGCCTGATCCGGGTCTTCGAGCGCAGCGGCGATTATCCCCGAGCGTTGCTCCTGGCGGAGGAGGCCGGGCTGGCCCCGCAGAGCGCCGCCGAACAGCAGCAACTGCTGCGGGTGCTGCCGCGGCTGCGGCGCAAGCTTGGCGGCCCGGCCGCGCCCCGCGGCGGCGTGCGTCCGTTGTTGCGCCTGGACCTCAGCCTGCCGCGCAGCGATCCGCAGCTGTCGGTGGAGTTCCATGTCCAGGCCCACCTGCATGAGGTCGAGGCGCCGGTGCACTACGTGGAGAACAGCCTGATCAACTCGCTGTTCGGGCTGCTCTGCTGGCCGGCGATCTTCGCGCCGCTGCCCGGCGCCTTCTTCCACCCGTTCCAGCGCGGGCCGGCGGACCTCTTGAGCGAGGATTTCCACGCCCGTCGCGCCGAGCTGTTCCAGGCCTGCCTGGCGGAGCTGGACGACGGGCGCTATGCGCAGACCATCCGCCAGCGCTACCTCGACAAGTGGGGCGTGCAATCGCCGTTCGTGTTCTGGGCCGCCCTCGACGAAGCGCTGCTGGAGCAGGCCCTGGCCTGCCTGCCGGCGGCGCACCTGCGGCACTGGTTCGAGCGCCTGTTGCAGGACATCAAGGCCAACCGCGCCGGCATGCCGGACCTGATCCAGTTCTGGCCGCAGCAGAAAACCTACCGGATGATCGAGGTCAAGGGCCCCGGCGATCGCCTGCAGGATAACCAGCTGCGCTGGCTGGAGTTCTGCCAGCAGCACCAGATGCCGGTGGCGGTCTGCTACGTGCAATGGGCGGAGCAGGGCGCGTGA
- a CDS encoding serine hydrolase, producing the protein MNRPIQGLLALAATLGASLAGAATPDAALGRRMDTAIDRAIAEQRIVGTVVVVMRDGQVVYRRAAGFADREAARPMTEDTILRLASITKPMVSVVAMRLVEQGTLSLDDPVSRWLPAFRPRLADGSQPPITLKQLLTHTAGLSYGFLEPEHGAYRTAGVSDGLAEPGLSLEDNLQRIASVPLSYPPGTQWRYSLATDVLGAVLEKATGKRLPALTREMVTGPLAMQDTDFAVKDPARLGAAYRDDQPRPSRMQEETALRVGNSTTLFSLQRIFDPRAYPSGGAGMAGTAGDVARFLDTLRQGGGVLLSRASVQAMMTDQVGAQAQAQGPGWGFGYGWAVLDDPALAATPQSKGTLQWGGAYGHSWFVDPQARLTVVALTNTAFEGMSGAFTREIRDAAYPAP; encoded by the coding sequence ATGAATCGACCCATTCAGGGCCTGCTCGCCCTGGCGGCCACCCTTGGCGCCTCGCTGGCCGGCGCCGCCACCCCGGACGCAGCGCTCGGCAGGCGCATGGACACGGCCATCGACCGGGCCATCGCGGAACAGCGGATCGTCGGCACCGTGGTCGTGGTGATGCGCGACGGCCAGGTGGTCTACCGGCGCGCGGCCGGTTTCGCCGACCGCGAGGCGGCCCGGCCCATGACCGAGGACACCATCCTGCGCCTGGCGTCCATCACCAAGCCCATGGTCTCGGTGGTGGCGATGCGGCTGGTGGAACAAGGCACCTTGTCCCTGGACGATCCGGTCAGCCGCTGGTTGCCCGCGTTCCGGCCACGGCTGGCCGACGGCAGCCAGCCGCCGATCACCCTCAAGCAATTGCTGACCCACACCGCCGGCCTGAGCTACGGCTTTCTCGAGCCCGAGCACGGCGCCTATCGCACCGCGGGGGTTTCCGATGGCCTGGCCGAACCCGGCCTGAGCCTGGAAGACAACCTGCAACGCATTGCCAGCGTGCCCTTGAGCTATCCGCCCGGCACGCAGTGGCGCTACTCCCTGGCCACCGACGTGCTGGGCGCGGTGCTGGAGAAAGCCACCGGCAAGCGCCTGCCGGCCCTGACCCGCGAAATGGTCACCGGCCCGCTGGCGATGCAAGACACCGACTTTGCCGTCAAGGACCCGGCCCGCCTCGGCGCCGCCTACCGCGACGACCAGCCGCGGCCAAGCAGGATGCAGGAGGAAACGGCGCTGCGGGTCGGTAACAGCACCACGCTGTTCTCCCTCCAGCGGATTTTCGATCCGCGCGCCTACCCCTCCGGTGGCGCCGGCATGGCCGGCACCGCGGGCGACGTGGCGCGGTTCCTCGACACCCTGCGCCAGGGCGGCGGAGTCCTGCTGTCCCGCGCCAGCGTGCAGGCGATGATGACCGACCAGGTCGGTGCCCAGGCGCAGGCCCAGGGCCCGGGCTGGGGCTTCGGTTATGGCTGGGCGGTGCTGGACGATCCGGCCCTGGCCGCCACCCCGCAATCGAAGGGCACCCTGCAATGGGGCGGCGCCTATGGCCACAGCTGGTTTGTCGACCCGCAGGCCAGGCTGACCGTGGTGGCGCTGACCAACACCGCCTTCGAGGGCATGTCGGGCGCCTTTACCCGGGAGATCCGCGACGCCGCCTACCCGGCGCCTTGA
- a CDS encoding ATP-dependent DNA helicase, producing the protein MNYRIAVRALCEFTAKAGDLDLRFTPSPTALEGIQGHRTVAARRSANYQREVALEGSFGALTVRGRADGYDPDANLLEEVKTYRGDLERMPANHRQLHWAQAKVYGWLLCQQLQLRRIRLALVYFDIQSERETSLLEEHDAQALEQFFNRQCRLFLQWAEQELAHRTARDRAMAALGFPHPDFRPGQRTLAESVYKAVSTGRCLMAQAPTGIGKTLGTVFPMLKAMPGQQLDKLFFLTAKTPGRQLALDSARLLFERNPGLPLRVLELVARDKACEHPELACHGESCPLAKGFYERLPAARQAASQLPLLDQRALREVALAHGLCPYYLSQEMARWSDLVVADYNYYFDFSALLFGLAQLNQWKVAALVDEAHNLVERGRAMYSASLDQYQLGSVRQTAPPALKTPLQRLNREWNALHKEQQRPYQAHDQLPAPLLKALALCIAAIGDYLNDHPQGLDNGLQGFYFDALQFARVAELFDEQFLFDISKRELNARRSLSTLCLRNVVPAGFLGPRLSAARSTVLFSATLNPWHYYRDLLGLPDNAVWVEVESPFHAAQLEVQLVSRISTRFTHRQASLAPIVELIASQFQRRPGNYLAFFSSFDYLQQVASLLAQRHPQIPMWQQSRGMDEGQRQAFLQRFDADGQGVGFAVLGGAFGEGIDLPGSRLIGAFIATLGLAQLNPVNEQLKQRMAAIFGAGYDYTYLYPGLQKVVQAAGRVIRSQHDRGVVMLIDDRFAEPRVRQLLPRWWSLDAPGGEAVQGAG; encoded by the coding sequence GTGAACTACCGCATCGCGGTACGGGCGCTGTGCGAGTTCACCGCCAAGGCCGGCGACCTCGACCTGCGCTTCACCCCGTCGCCGACCGCGCTGGAAGGCATCCAGGGCCATCGCACGGTCGCGGCGCGGCGCAGCGCGAACTATCAGCGCGAGGTCGCCCTCGAGGGCAGCTTCGGCGCCTTGACGGTCAGGGGCAGGGCGGACGGCTACGACCCGGACGCCAACCTGCTGGAAGAGGTCAAGACCTACCGTGGCGACCTCGAGCGCATGCCGGCCAACCATCGCCAGCTGCATTGGGCCCAGGCCAAGGTCTACGGCTGGCTGCTGTGCCAGCAGTTGCAACTGCGCCGCATCCGCCTGGCGCTGGTGTATTTCGACATCCAGAGCGAACGCGAAACGTCCTTGCTGGAGGAGCACGACGCCCAGGCCCTGGAGCAGTTCTTCAACCGCCAGTGCCGCCTGTTCCTGCAATGGGCCGAACAGGAGCTGGCCCATCGCACCGCGCGTGACCGGGCGATGGCGGCCCTGGGCTTCCCGCACCCCGACTTCCGCCCCGGGCAACGCACGCTGGCCGAGTCGGTGTACAAGGCGGTGAGCACCGGCCGCTGCCTGATGGCCCAGGCGCCGACGGGTATCGGCAAGACCCTGGGGACGGTGTTCCCGATGCTCAAGGCCATGCCCGGGCAGCAACTGGACAAGCTGTTCTTCCTCACCGCCAAGACGCCGGGTCGCCAACTGGCGCTGGACAGCGCCCGGCTGTTGTTCGAGCGCAACCCCGGGCTGCCGTTGCGGGTACTGGAACTGGTGGCCCGGGACAAGGCCTGCGAGCACCCGGAGTTGGCCTGCCATGGCGAGTCCTGCCCGTTGGCCAAGGGTTTCTACGAGCGCTTGCCGGCGGCGCGGCAGGCGGCAAGCCAGCTGCCGCTGCTGGACCAGCGGGCGCTGCGCGAGGTCGCCCTGGCGCATGGGCTGTGCCCCTATTACCTGAGCCAGGAAATGGCCCGCTGGAGCGACCTGGTGGTGGCGGACTACAACTACTACTTCGATTTCAGCGCCTTGCTGTTCGGCCTGGCGCAGCTCAACCAGTGGAAGGTCGCGGCGCTGGTGGACGAAGCCCACAATCTGGTGGAGCGCGGGCGCGCGATGTACAGCGCGAGCCTCGACCAGTACCAGCTCGGCAGCGTGCGCCAGACTGCGCCGCCGGCGCTGAAGACGCCCCTGCAACGGCTCAACCGCGAATGGAATGCGCTGCACAAGGAGCAGCAGCGGCCCTATCAGGCCCATGACCAGCTGCCCGCGCCGCTGCTCAAGGCGCTGGCGCTGTGCATTGCGGCGATCGGCGACTACCTCAACGACCACCCTCAGGGGCTGGACAACGGCTTGCAGGGCTTCTATTTCGACGCGCTGCAATTTGCCCGGGTGGCCGAACTGTTCGATGAGCAGTTCCTGTTCGATATCAGCAAGCGCGAACTCAATGCCCGGCGCAGCCTGTCCACCCTGTGCCTGCGCAACGTGGTGCCGGCCGGGTTCCTCGGGCCGCGGCTGAGCGCGGCGCGCAGCACGGTGCTGTTCTCGGCGACCCTGAACCCCTGGCATTACTACCGCGATCTGCTGGGGCTGCCGGACAACGCGGTGTGGGTGGAGGTGGAGTCGCCGTTTCACGCCGCGCAGCTGGAGGTGCAGCTGGTCAGCCGGATCTCCACGCGCTTCACCCATCGCCAGGCGTCGCTGGCGCCGATCGTCGAGCTGATCGCCAGCCAGTTCCAGCGGCGCCCGGGCAATTACCTGGCGTTCTTCAGCAGCTTCGATTACCTGCAGCAGGTGGCCAGCCTGTTGGCGCAGCGGCATCCACAGATCCCGATGTGGCAACAGTCCCGGGGGATGGACGAGGGGCAGCGCCAGGCGTTTCTCCAACGATTCGACGCCGATGGCCAGGGCGTGGGGTTCGCGGTGCTCGGCGGGGCTTTCGGCGAGGGTATCGACCTGCCGGGGTCGCGGTTGATCGGGGCCTTTATCGCCACCCTGGGCCTGGCCCAGCTGAACCCGGTGAACGAGCAGCTGAAACAGCGCATGGCGGCGATTTTTGGCGCCGGCTACGACTACACCTACCTGTATCCCGGCCTGCAAAAGGTGGTGCAGGCCGCCGGCCGGGTGATCCGCAGCCAGCACGACCGCGGCGTGGTGATGCTGATCGACGACCGCTTCGCCGAGCCCCGGGTCCGGCAATTGCTGCCGCGCTGGTGGTCGCTCGACGCACCCGGCGGCGAGGCGGTTCAAGGCGCCGGGTAG
- a CDS encoding EAL domain-containing protein has translation MKPCSILIVEDHPFQHMYLQHLFGELGPYYLEGARDGEEALERLKWRKFDLVLTDLLMPGMDGVQFIQGLATLHYKPALAIMSSASRRMLMSASLVAKNLGVKVIGLISKPVNLAALQTLTTQLSVSQPSSPHPLPASLLSQPALLQALQEEQFEAWFQPKKSLFNGRIVAAEALVRWLHPTRGMLLPDAFLGAIKAYDFEEDLLWLVLRQAMQAQARWRQQGYDIPVSINLPTHLLNSHDLADRLFDFVVQHQGVPAQICFELMECSVPQDISNFYAGACRLRIKGFGLSQDDFGKGYSSYMNLVSTPFTELKIDRALVQGCHASEELTKALTSIIALGRQLGLTVVAEGVESAEELALLRKIDCSQVQGFLISRAVPSEQFQELLVNDGPAASY, from the coding sequence ATGAAGCCCTGTAGCATATTGATCGTTGAAGACCATCCCTTCCAGCACATGTACCTGCAACATCTGTTCGGCGAGCTGGGCCCCTATTACCTGGAAGGCGCAAGGGATGGCGAAGAAGCGCTGGAGCGCCTGAAATGGCGCAAGTTCGACCTGGTGCTCACCGACCTGCTGATGCCGGGAATGGATGGCGTGCAGTTCATCCAGGGGCTGGCGACCCTGCACTACAAGCCCGCGCTGGCGATCATGAGTTCGGCTTCGCGGCGCATGCTGATGAGTGCCAGCCTGGTCGCCAAGAACCTCGGGGTAAAAGTCATCGGGCTGATTTCCAAGCCGGTGAACCTGGCCGCGCTACAGACCCTGACCACCCAGTTGAGCGTCTCGCAACCGAGCTCGCCGCACCCCTTGCCCGCCTCCCTGCTCAGTCAACCGGCCTTGCTCCAGGCCTTGCAGGAAGAACAGTTCGAAGCCTGGTTCCAACCCAAGAAATCGCTGTTCAATGGCCGGATAGTCGCCGCCGAAGCCCTGGTCCGCTGGCTGCACCCGACCCGCGGCATGTTGCTGCCCGATGCCTTCCTGGGGGCGATCAAAGCCTACGATTTCGAGGAAGACCTGCTGTGGCTGGTGCTGCGCCAGGCGATGCAGGCCCAGGCGCGCTGGCGCCAGCAGGGCTACGACATTCCGGTGTCGATCAACTTGCCGACCCACCTGCTCAACAGCCACGACCTGGCGGATCGCCTGTTCGACTTCGTGGTCCAGCACCAGGGGGTGCCCGCGCAGATCTGCTTCGAACTCATGGAGTGTTCGGTGCCCCAGGACATCAGCAATTTCTACGCGGGCGCCTGTCGCCTGCGGATCAAGGGCTTCGGCCTGTCCCAGGACGATTTCGGCAAGGGCTACAGCTCCTACATGAACCTGGTCTCGACCCCCTTCACCGAGCTGAAGATCGATCGCGCCCTGGTCCAGGGCTGCCACGCCAGCGAGGAACTAACCAAGGCCTTGACCAGCATCATCGCCCTGGGGCGCCAGCTGGGCCTTACTGTGGTGGCCGAGGGCGTGGAGAGCGCCGAGGAACTGGCGCTGCTACGCAAGATCGACTGCAGCCAGGTCCAGGGCTTCCTCATCTCGCGCGCCGTGCCTTCCGAGCAATTCCAGGAATTGCTGGTCAACGACGGCCCCGCCGCCAGCTACTGA